The following coding sequences are from one Frigoribacterium sp. Leaf415 window:
- a CDS encoding LacI family DNA-binding transcriptional regulator, producing the protein MAERVTIVEVAARAGVAISSVSSALNGRPGVSEQTRARIRQAADDLGFVPSVRGRSLSAKRAFTVGLVVHRDPFVLESDPFFGSFIGGLESVLDPRGYALILQMGSAADEPLDRYRRLAAGRRVDGVVLNELTVDDPRVDLVRELDLPAVGVNPAGDFPLPAVRQDDSAGIGELVDHLVSLGHRRFAHVAGPGRFVHSRRRGAAWRDALVAAGHDPGVVVEADFTYDGGARAAARLFGSDSPVDDRPTAVFCANDLAAIGFMTELDRLGARVPGDVSVAGFDGIELGSYVRPGLTTLTTAPRLIGAEAARLLLSSVEGETVTDAEIEPARLLVRASTGPAAR; encoded by the coding sequence GTGGCAGAGCGGGTCACCATCGTCGAGGTCGCGGCCCGGGCCGGCGTCGCGATCAGCTCTGTCAGCAGCGCCCTCAACGGTCGCCCCGGCGTCTCGGAGCAGACCCGTGCACGCATCCGCCAGGCCGCCGACGACCTCGGTTTCGTGCCGAGCGTCCGGGGGCGCAGCCTCAGTGCCAAACGAGCGTTCACCGTGGGGCTCGTCGTGCACCGCGACCCGTTCGTGCTCGAGTCCGACCCGTTCTTCGGCAGCTTCATCGGCGGACTCGAATCCGTGCTCGACCCGCGCGGGTACGCGCTCATCCTGCAGATGGGGTCGGCTGCGGACGAGCCGCTCGACCGCTACCGCCGGCTCGCGGCCGGGCGCCGGGTCGACGGCGTCGTCCTGAACGAGCTGACCGTGGACGACCCGCGCGTCGACCTCGTGCGCGAGCTCGACCTGCCCGCCGTCGGGGTCAACCCGGCCGGCGACTTCCCCCTGCCCGCCGTGCGCCAGGATGACTCGGCCGGCATCGGCGAGCTCGTCGACCACCTCGTGTCGCTCGGTCACCGGCGGTTCGCGCACGTCGCCGGGCCCGGCCGCTTCGTGCACTCGCGGCGCCGCGGAGCCGCCTGGCGGGACGCCCTCGTGGCGGCCGGGCACGACCCCGGGGTCGTCGTCGAGGCCGACTTCACCTACGACGGGGGAGCCCGGGCCGCCGCTCGCCTGTTCGGCTCGGACTCACCGGTCGACGACCGGCCCACCGCCGTCTTCTGCGCGAACGACCTGGCCGCGATCGGGTTCATGACCGAGCTCGACCGGCTCGGGGCCCGCGTCCCCGGCGACGTCAGCGTGGCCGGGTTCGACGGCATCGAGCTCGGGTCGTACGTGCGCCCCGGGCTGACCACGCTGACCACGGCTCCGCGGCTGATCGGGGCCGAGGCGGCGCGTCTCCTGCTCTCGTCGGTCGAGGGCGAGACCGTCACCGACGCCGAGATCGAGCCCGCGCGGCTGCTGGTCCGCGCGTCGACGGGCCCCGCCGCCCGCTGA
- a CDS encoding DUF1304 domain-containing protein: MLIVSLVAASLAALLHLYIFVMESFLWTTPRVRATFGITDDAQAEHTKPLAYNQGFYNLFLAIVTIVGVVLVVAGGAGGAGSAFEASAAGTALLVAGTGSMLAAALVLLFSDRTKARAALTQGALPLVALVTLLISSY; the protein is encoded by the coding sequence ATGCTCATCGTCTCGCTCGTCGCGGCCTCGCTCGCCGCCCTGCTGCACCTCTACATCTTCGTGATGGAGTCCTTCCTCTGGACCACCCCGCGGGTCCGCGCCACCTTCGGCATCACCGACGACGCACAGGCCGAGCACACGAAGCCGCTCGCCTACAACCAGGGCTTCTACAACCTGTTCCTCGCGATCGTCACGATCGTGGGCGTCGTCCTCGTCGTCGCCGGAGGGGCAGGAGGCGCGGGCAGCGCCTTCGAGGCATCCGCCGCGGGCACCGCCCTGCTGGTCGCGGGCACGGGGTCGATGCTCGCCGCCGCGCTGGTCCTGCTCTTCTCCGACCGGACCAAGGCCCGGGCCGCGCTCACGCAGGGAGCCCTCCCGCTCGTCGCCCTCGTCACGCTGCTCATCTCGTCGTACTGA
- the purU gene encoding formyltetrahydrofolate deformylase has translation MTDVTDATRASSAPAAPTTHWTLTLVCQDRPGIVHAISGAVVQAGGNITESAQFSSHDTGTFFMRLQVEAPGERDAFEAALAPVLAHYDVQAKLDVVGRPTRTLVLASKAAHCVNDLLFRQRAGQLPIEVPLILANHDDLSGLAEFYGKRFEHHPVTDPESKAAFEARVLQVVDRYDVELVVLARYMQILSPELCAALEGRAINIHHSFLPGFKGANPYRQAHARGVKLIGATAHFVTSDLDEGPIIEQNVVRVDHTRSAPELMAIGQDEESRTLTQAVRWFAEDRVLLDGARTIVFR, from the coding sequence GTGACCGACGTGACCGACGCCACCCGCGCCTCCTCCGCTCCCGCCGCCCCGACGACGCACTGGACGCTGACGCTCGTCTGCCAGGACCGGCCCGGCATCGTCCACGCGATCAGCGGCGCCGTGGTGCAGGCCGGCGGCAACATCACCGAGTCGGCGCAGTTCTCGAGCCACGACACCGGCACGTTCTTCATGCGGCTGCAGGTCGAGGCCCCCGGCGAGCGCGACGCGTTCGAGGCCGCGCTGGCGCCCGTGCTCGCGCACTACGACGTGCAGGCGAAGCTCGACGTCGTCGGTCGCCCGACCCGCACGCTCGTGCTCGCGAGCAAGGCGGCGCACTGCGTCAACGACCTGCTGTTCCGGCAGCGCGCCGGGCAGCTGCCGATCGAGGTGCCACTGATCCTGGCGAACCACGACGACCTGTCGGGGCTGGCCGAGTTCTACGGCAAGCGGTTCGAGCACCACCCGGTCACCGACCCCGAGTCGAAGGCGGCGTTCGAGGCCCGCGTGCTGCAGGTCGTCGACCGGTACGACGTCGAGCTGGTCGTGCTCGCCCGGTACATGCAGATCCTCAGCCCCGAGCTCTGCGCGGCGCTCGAGGGGCGGGCGATCAACATCCACCACTCGTTCCTGCCCGGGTTCAAGGGGGCGAACCCCTACCGCCAGGCGCACGCCCGCGGCGTGAAGTTGATCGGTGCGACGGCTCACTTCGTCACGAGCGACCTCGACGAGGGGCCGATCATCGAGCAGAACGTCGTCCGGGTCGACCACACCCGCAGCGCCCCCGAACTGATGGCGATCGGCCAGGACGAGGAGAGCCGCACCCTGACCCAGGCGGTCCGCTGGTTCGCCGAAGACCGCGTGCTGCTCGACGGCGCCCGCACCATCGTCTTCCGCTAG
- a CDS encoding YrdB family protein yields MTPTDPAPSPAPARGGPVAALDVVRFVTLILAFLSLGFWGYLAWPFPFPSLAFMIGAPLFAIVVWGLFRSPRAPIPTDAVGKALVEIAIMGAVVAAWAMLGYPIVAVAFAVLAGVTGVLAFRRENRRGARR; encoded by the coding sequence GTGACTCCGACCGACCCCGCACCCTCTCCCGCCCCGGCCCGAGGCGGCCCGGTCGCCGCCCTCGACGTGGTGCGGTTCGTCACGCTGATCCTCGCCTTCCTGAGCCTCGGGTTCTGGGGCTACCTCGCCTGGCCGTTCCCGTTCCCGTCGCTGGCGTTCATGATCGGGGCGCCCCTGTTCGCGATCGTCGTGTGGGGCCTCTTCCGCTCACCGCGCGCACCGATCCCGACCGACGCCGTCGGCAAGGCGCTCGTCGAGATCGCGATCATGGGCGCCGTGGTCGCGGCCTGGGCCATGCTCGGCTACCCCATCGTCGCCGTGGCGTTCGCCGTCCTGGCCGGCGTCACGGGCGTCCTGGCCTTCCGTCGCGAGAACCGCCGGGGGGCCCGCCGATGA
- a CDS encoding N-acetylglucosamine-6-phosphate deacetylase, giving the protein MTTTLFTDARKVDADGEVDGFWMLVDGDVIVATGSTVPGSRAAAEVTGAVDATRASPGSSSGAPDDPTAGGAVPPPADVTVDLAGATLTPGLIDLHTHGGGGHAFDGGPDDLDAGLALHRRHGTTRSLISLVANPVPVLSRSLGLVGDLMRRDPLVLGAHLEGPFLAPDRRGAHAPHFLLEPDAATVESLLEAGDGIVRQVTIAPELPGGLDAIDRLVSSGVVAAVGHTEADFDLARAAFDRGASLVTHAFNAMAGIHHRDPGPLVAAVGDERVTIELILDGVHVHPAVADLVLRSAPRRVALITDAMAAAGAADGDYRIGELAVTVEHGVATLTGTSTIAGSTLTQDAALRIAVLQTGLSAVDAVAALTLVPARVLGLDAGGRRVGTHAAQAGVARTAQSPALGIAPAGAARTAQGAAQAAAAGPPLGRLAPGHAADAVAWHDDWTVARVWAAGRELPVG; this is encoded by the coding sequence ATGACCACCACCCTGTTCACGGACGCCCGCAAGGTCGACGCCGACGGCGAGGTCGACGGCTTCTGGATGCTCGTCGACGGCGACGTCATCGTCGCCACCGGTTCGACGGTGCCGGGGTCGCGCGCGGCGGCCGAGGTGACGGGCGCGGTCGACGCGACCCGCGCCTCCCCGGGGTCGTCCTCGGGTGCACCCGACGACCCGACCGCAGGAGGCGCGGTGCCACCCCCGGCGGATGTCACGGTCGACCTCGCGGGCGCCACGCTCACCCCGGGGCTGATCGACCTGCACACGCACGGCGGCGGCGGGCACGCCTTCGACGGCGGGCCGGACGACCTCGACGCCGGTCTCGCCCTGCACCGCCGGCACGGCACGACCCGTTCACTGATCAGCCTCGTCGCGAACCCGGTGCCCGTGCTGTCCCGGTCGCTCGGGCTGGTCGGCGACCTCATGCGCCGTGACCCGCTCGTGCTCGGGGCCCATCTCGAGGGGCCGTTCCTGGCGCCCGACCGGCGGGGAGCCCACGCCCCGCACTTCCTGCTCGAACCCGACGCGGCCACCGTCGAGAGCCTGCTCGAGGCCGGCGACGGCATCGTGCGGCAGGTCACCATCGCCCCCGAGCTGCCCGGCGGGCTCGACGCGATCGACCGGCTCGTCAGCTCGGGCGTGGTCGCCGCCGTCGGGCACACCGAGGCCGACTTCGACCTCGCCCGCGCGGCGTTCGACCGCGGCGCGAGCCTCGTGACCCACGCGTTCAACGCCATGGCCGGCATCCACCACCGCGACCCCGGGCCGCTCGTCGCGGCGGTCGGCGACGAGCGCGTGACGATCGAACTGATCCTCGACGGCGTGCACGTGCACCCGGCCGTCGCCGACCTCGTGCTGCGGTCGGCCCCGCGGCGGGTCGCCCTCATCACCGACGCGATGGCCGCGGCCGGAGCCGCCGACGGCGACTACCGCATCGGCGAACTCGCGGTCACGGTCGAGCACGGCGTCGCCACGCTCACCGGCACGTCGACCATCGCGGGCTCGACCCTGACGCAGGACGCCGCCCTGCGCATCGCGGTCCTGCAGACGGGGCTCTCGGCCGTCGACGCCGTCGCGGCGCTCACGCTCGTGCCGGCCCGCGTGCTCGGCCTCGACGCCGGGGGCAGGCGAGTGGGCACGCACGCCGCGCAGGCCGGCGTCGCGCGCACGGCGCAGAGCCCGGCGCTGGGCATCGCGCCGGCCGGTGCCGCACGCACGGCGCAGGGTGCGGCGCAGGCCGCCGCGGCCGGGCCGCCGCTCGGCCGGCTGGCCCCCGGGCACGCCGCCGACGCCGTCGCGTGGCACGACGACTGGACGGTCGCAAGGGTCTGGGCCGCCGGCCGCGAACTGCCCGTCGGCTGA
- a CDS encoding AMP-binding protein → MSDAPASADTPAAPADAPAPTEAPATAAYRAARDHLLGLGHDLDRASDEFRWPDVGDRFNWATDWFDVIARDNERTALWIVEEDGSEQRVSFDAMRRRSDQVAAWLHDLGVAMGDHVMLMLGNQVELWEAMLAVMKVGAVILPTSTVLGSADLADRIDRGLVRHVIANASDAPAFAGVEGVEAVTRIAVVPEGDEAPAGWTSFGDSHRASWARPDVATATEDACLVYFTSGTTSKPKMVVHSHASYPVGHLTTTYWLGVQPGDVHMTISSPGWGKHAWSCFFAPWTAEATVFVYNYGRFRPAELRDQLERARVTSFCAPPTVWRMLIQSSLGSRPSALREALSAGEPLNPEVIGRVQQGWGLDIRDGYGQTETTAIVANAPGGTIKAGSMGRALPGVEVVLVDPVTGVVGDEGEVCLDLTTRPVNLMTGYLGDAARTESSMRDGLFHTGDVAVRDADGMITFVGRTDDVFKSSDYKISPFEVESMLIEHPAVAESAVVPAPDDTRLNIVKAYVTLAEGWAPDAETARAVLAHARVSLPAYERVRRVEFAELPKTISGKIRRVELRDREEALARSGERAAAEWREADFPDLKG, encoded by the coding sequence ATGTCCGACGCACCCGCATCCGCCGACACGCCCGCCGCACCCGCCGACGCACCCGCACCCACCGAGGCCCCGGCCACCGCCGCCTACCGGGCGGCCCGCGACCACCTGCTGGGGCTCGGGCACGACCTCGACCGGGCGAGCGACGAGTTCCGCTGGCCGGACGTCGGCGACCGCTTCAACTGGGCGACCGACTGGTTCGACGTGATCGCGCGCGACAACGAGCGTACGGCGCTGTGGATCGTCGAGGAGGACGGCTCCGAGCAGAGGGTGTCGTTCGACGCCATGCGCCGCCGCAGCGACCAGGTCGCCGCCTGGCTGCACGACCTCGGCGTCGCGATGGGCGACCACGTCATGCTGATGCTGGGCAACCAGGTCGAGCTGTGGGAGGCGATGCTCGCCGTGATGAAGGTGGGCGCGGTCATCCTGCCGACGTCGACCGTGCTCGGCAGTGCCGACCTCGCCGACCGCATCGACCGGGGGCTCGTCCGGCACGTGATCGCCAACGCGTCCGACGCCCCCGCGTTCGCCGGGGTGGAGGGGGTCGAGGCCGTCACGCGGATCGCCGTCGTCCCCGAGGGCGACGAGGCCCCCGCGGGCTGGACGTCCTTCGGGGACTCGCACCGCGCCTCCTGGGCTCGCCCCGACGTCGCGACCGCGACCGAGGACGCCTGCCTCGTCTACTTCACGTCGGGCACGACGAGCAAGCCGAAGATGGTCGTGCACTCGCACGCCTCGTACCCGGTCGGGCACCTGACCACGACCTACTGGCTCGGCGTGCAGCCGGGCGACGTGCACATGACGATCTCGTCGCCGGGCTGGGGCAAGCACGCCTGGAGCTGCTTCTTCGCACCGTGGACCGCCGAGGCCACCGTGTTCGTCTACAACTACGGGCGCTTCCGGCCGGCCGAGCTCCGGGACCAGCTCGAGCGCGCCCGGGTGACCTCGTTCTGTGCGCCGCCGACCGTGTGGCGCATGCTGATCCAGTCGTCGCTGGGCTCGCGGCCGAGCGCCCTCCGCGAGGCGCTGTCGGCCGGCGAACCGCTCAACCCCGAGGTGATCGGGCGGGTCCAGCAGGGCTGGGGTCTCGACATCCGCGACGGGTACGGGCAGACCGAGACGACCGCCATCGTCGCGAACGCGCCGGGCGGCACCATCAAGGCCGGCTCGATGGGGCGCGCCCTGCCCGGCGTCGAGGTCGTGCTGGTCGACCCCGTCACGGGCGTCGTCGGTGACGAGGGCGAGGTCTGCCTCGACCTCACCACGCGGCCCGTCAACCTGATGACCGGCTACCTCGGCGACGCCGCCCGCACCGAGTCGTCGATGCGCGACGGGTTGTTCCACACCGGCGACGTGGCCGTGCGCGACGCCGACGGCATGATCACGTTCGTCGGGCGCACCGACGACGTCTTCAAGTCGTCGGACTACAAGATCTCGCCGTTCGAGGTCGAGAGCATGCTGATCGAGCACCCGGCCGTCGCCGAGTCCGCGGTCGTGCCGGCTCCCGACGACACCCGGCTGAACATCGTCAAGGCGTACGTGACCCTGGCCGAGGGGTGGGCGCCCGACGCCGAGACCGCGCGGGCCGTGCTGGCGCACGCCCGGGTGTCGCTGCCCGCCTACGAGCGGGTGCGCCGGGTGGAGTTCGCCGAGCTGCCGAAGACGATCTCGGGGAAGATCCGCCGCGTCGAGCTGCGCGACCGCGAGGAGGCGCTGGCCCGGTCGGGCGAGCGGGCTGCGGCCGAGTGGCGCGAGGCGGACTTCCCCGACCTGAAGGGGTAG
- a CDS encoding copper homeostasis protein CutC gives MTNDATRASSSAATSARSRPALEIAVTSAAGAVTARDGGADRVELCSALELGGVTPSQGLVEATVATGVPVHALVRCRPGGFVYDADELDVMVREIRALVRSGVAGVVVGALREDGSLDVDAVRWFVEAALDAAAHQPRTTPQEPAETPARAPGSRRVPGVSPLEPRPLEITVHRAVDRAADPVAAVAALPGLGVTRVLTSGGASRVGAGLASGVLPRMVEVAGDVQVMAGGGVQLGDVPALVAAGVDAVHLSAKRAQAVRASSSRSGTTVSLGTEASTDSWFETDPELVRAARHALDQA, from the coding sequence ATGACGAACGACGCGACCCGCGCCTCCTCATCCGCAGCCACGTCCGCCCGCTCGCGGCCCGCCCTCGAGATCGCGGTGACCAGCGCCGCCGGAGCCGTCACGGCCCGCGACGGCGGAGCCGACCGCGTCGAACTGTGCAGCGCCCTCGAGCTCGGGGGCGTCACCCCGTCGCAGGGGCTGGTCGAGGCGACCGTCGCGACGGGCGTGCCCGTGCACGCGCTGGTGCGGTGCCGTCCCGGCGGTTTCGTGTACGACGCGGACGAGCTCGACGTGATGGTGCGCGAGATCCGGGCGCTCGTGCGGTCGGGCGTGGCCGGCGTCGTCGTGGGCGCGCTGCGCGAGGACGGCTCGCTCGACGTCGACGCCGTCCGCTGGTTCGTCGAGGCCGCGCTCGACGCCGCGGCACATCAGCCGCGCACGACACCCCAGGAACCCGCCGAGACCCCAGCTCGCGCCCCGGGGTCTCGGCGGGTTCCTGGGGTCTCACCGCTGGAGCCGCGCCCGCTGGAGATCACCGTGCACCGGGCCGTGGATCGGGCGGCGGACCCGGTGGCGGCGGTGGCGGCGCTCCCGGGGCTGGGCGTGACGCGGGTGCTGACGTCGGGCGGGGCGTCCAGGGTCGGGGCGGGTCTGGCGTCGGGGGTGCTGCCGCGCATGGTCGAGGTGGCCGGCGACGTGCAGGTGATGGCCGGGGGCGGGGTGCAGCTCGGCGACGTCCCGGCACTCGTGGCCGCGGGGGTCGACGCCGTGCACCTCTCGGCGAAGCGGGCGCAGGCCGTCCGCGCCTCCTCGTCCCGGTCGGGGACGACCGTGTCGCTCGGCACCGAGGCGTCGACCGACTCGTGGTTCGAGACCGACCCCGAGCTGGTCCGCGCCGCCCGTCACGCCCTCGACCAGGCCTGA
- a CDS encoding NAD-dependent epimerase/dehydratase family protein, whose product MTSTSLLVIGGTGQISASVVRQALRDGLAVTVLNRGSTTIRPVPAGVEQLVADVRDEEALVAALDGRRFDSVADFLTFTPDQLASMLRVVAPLTDQYVFIGSASAYQKPPVSLPITEATPLFNPWWSYSRDKIACERLLRDEHLAGRVQATVVRPSHTYDETAVPLLGGWTTIERMRRGDPVVLHGDGTSLWALTHSADFARAFVGLLGHPGALGEAFHIMSPELLTWNMIARDLADAAGASLHVVHRTTQVLTDEVPEWTADLCGDRSHPAVFDTSKIRALVPGWEARVPFAEGARQIVAWHDADASRRTVDPWVDDAYERLVAL is encoded by the coding sequence ATGACATCGACGTCCCTCCTCGTGATCGGCGGCACCGGGCAGATCAGCGCCTCGGTCGTGCGACAGGCCCTGCGCGACGGCCTGGCCGTGACCGTGCTGAACCGCGGCAGCACCACGATCCGGCCCGTGCCCGCGGGCGTCGAGCAGCTCGTCGCCGACGTCCGGGACGAGGAGGCGCTGGTCGCCGCCCTCGACGGACGTCGCTTCGACTCCGTGGCCGACTTCCTGACGTTCACGCCCGACCAGCTCGCGTCGATGTTGCGGGTCGTGGCCCCGCTCACCGATCAGTACGTGTTCATCGGCTCGGCCTCGGCGTACCAGAAGCCGCCGGTGTCGTTGCCGATCACCGAGGCGACGCCGCTGTTCAACCCGTGGTGGTCGTACTCGCGCGACAAGATCGCCTGCGAACGCCTGCTGCGCGACGAGCACCTCGCCGGGCGGGTGCAGGCGACGGTCGTGCGCCCCTCGCACACCTACGACGAGACGGCCGTGCCGTTGCTCGGCGGCTGGACGACCATCGAGCGCATGCGACGTGGAGACCCGGTCGTGCTGCACGGCGACGGCACCTCGCTCTGGGCGCTGACCCACTCGGCCGACTTCGCCCGCGCCTTCGTCGGGTTGCTCGGGCACCCCGGAGCCCTGGGCGAGGCCTTCCACATCATGTCGCCCGAGCTGCTCACCTGGAACATGATCGCCCGCGACCTCGCCGACGCCGCGGGGGCGTCGCTGCACGTCGTCCACCGCACGACGCAGGTGCTCACCGACGAGGTGCCCGAGTGGACGGCCGACCTGTGCGGCGACCGCAGCCACCCGGCCGTGTTCGACACGTCGAAGATCCGCGCGTTGGTGCCCGGTTGGGAGGCGCGGGTCCCCTTCGCCGAGGGAGCCCGCCAGATCGTCGCCTGGCACGACGCCGACGCCTCGCGCCGCACGGTCGACCCCTGGGTCGACGACGCCTACGAGCGGCTCGTCGCGCTGTAG
- a CDS encoding sensor histidine kinase has product MTRRRPAALSTGHHPRGGAASAPDTAAPGLRTGSLRVRTVVAVLLLLAVLLAALAVTVELTLGQRLRAQVVDRLSDRAAAAAALVGTVDGDELADRLSAQGLSVVIRDANGDAIVAGPSPDQLRDGPPSLGEGGPGRGGPASGLDDGRGGAGTDTQDGTGTGATGTGATGTDSGDAGSASSSDATTVTSSEVRSDDEVTTLVSQLSDGSTITLTTDSRSVGETLVQLRWVMIGASAAFLLIAAIGLALVVRATLRPLDRMTTVARSIAHGDRGRRLRPARRDTEIGRVAVAFDEMLDGVEGAERTALDAETRVRAFVSDAAHELRTPVAGMRAAADTLVRSPGTADERERLATHVVREAERASRLIDDMLLMARVDQGISLDVAPVDLGASLLADVERHRLRRPSLDLRVVLPDGPVVVAADAERVSQIVGNLVDNAARATAGTGQVTLWLDASRADEVAVFVSDDGPGVPDVDRERVFDRLVRLDEARRSGDGGAGLGLPIARGLARAHGGDLVCEASGSGRPGAVFRLTLPLGVGQAGSEPAAAAGAPTAAPAPALRRTAD; this is encoded by the coding sequence GTGACGCGCCGCCGCCCCGCCGCGCTCTCGACGGGACACCACCCCCGAGGAGGCGCGGCGTCGGCCCCCGACACCGCCGCCCCCGGGCTGCGCACCGGCTCGTTGCGCGTCCGCACGGTCGTCGCCGTGCTGCTGCTGCTTGCCGTCCTGCTGGCGGCGCTCGCCGTGACGGTCGAGCTCACCCTCGGCCAGCGGCTCCGCGCCCAGGTCGTCGACCGGCTGTCCGACCGTGCCGCGGCCGCCGCCGCCCTGGTGGGCACGGTCGACGGCGACGAACTCGCCGACCGGCTCTCGGCCCAGGGACTCTCGGTCGTCATCCGCGACGCGAACGGCGACGCCATCGTCGCCGGCCCGAGCCCCGACCAGTTGCGCGACGGTCCGCCCTCACTCGGCGAGGGAGGCCCCGGTCGCGGCGGCCCGGCCTCGGGCCTCGACGACGGACGAGGAGGCGCGGGCACCGACACGCAGGACGGCACCGGCACCGGCGCGACCGGCACGGGCGCGACCGGCACCGACTCCGGGGACGCGGGCAGCGCCTCCTCGTCCGACGCGACGACCGTCACCTCGTCCGAGGTGCGGAGCGACGACGAGGTGACCACGCTCGTCTCGCAGCTCAGCGACGGGTCCACCATCACGCTGACCACGGACTCGCGGTCGGTGGGCGAGACCCTGGTGCAGCTGCGCTGGGTGATGATCGGCGCCTCCGCGGCGTTCCTGCTGATCGCGGCGATCGGCCTCGCCCTCGTGGTGCGGGCGACGTTGCGGCCGCTCGACCGGATGACGACCGTCGCCCGGTCGATCGCCCACGGCGACCGCGGTCGACGCCTGCGACCGGCCCGACGCGACACCGAGATCGGTCGGGTCGCCGTCGCCTTCGACGAGATGCTCGACGGCGTCGAGGGGGCCGAGCGGACGGCCCTCGACGCCGAGACACGGGTGAGGGCGTTCGTGTCGGACGCCGCCCACGAACTGCGCACCCCCGTCGCCGGCATGCGCGCCGCGGCCGACACCCTCGTGCGGTCGCCCGGCACGGCCGACGAACGCGAGCGGCTGGCGACGCACGTGGTGCGCGAGGCCGAGCGCGCCTCCCGGTTGATCGACGACATGCTGCTGATGGCCCGCGTCGACCAGGGCATCTCGCTCGACGTCGCCCCCGTCGACCTCGGGGCGTCGCTGCTCGCCGACGTGGAACGCCACCGGCTGCGGCGGCCGTCGCTCGACCTGCGCGTCGTGCTGCCCGACGGCCCCGTCGTGGTCGCCGCCGACGCGGAGCGGGTCTCGCAGATCGTCGGCAACCTGGTCGACAACGCGGCCCGGGCGACGGCCGGCACGGGTCAGGTGACGCTCTGGCTCGACGCGTCGAGGGCCGACGAGGTCGCCGTGTTCGTGTCCGACGACGGCCCGGGCGTGCCCGACGTCGACCGCGAGCGGGTGTTCGACCGACTGGTCCGGCTCGACGAGGCCCGGCGGTCCGGGGACGGAGGCGCGGGCCTGGGGCTGCCCATCGCCCGCGGTCTCGCCCGGGCCCACGGCGGCGACCTGGTCTGCGAGGCGTCCGGGTCCGGCCGGCCCGGCGCGGTGTTCCGGCTGACGCTGCCCCTCGGCGTGGGGCAGGCCGGCTCGGAGCCGGCTGCCGCTGCCGGCGCCCCGACCGCCGCGCCCGCGCCCGCGCTGCGTCGCACCGCCGACTGA
- a CDS encoding response regulator transcription factor, which translates to MLSPARVLVIDDDETIRTAVVTALGAEGFAVHGLADGADLPEQLKAFVPDLVVLDWMLPGASGIRLASTIRTSSDAAVVMLTARDEVDDRLRGFSEGVDDYVVKPFAVAELIARVTAVLRRRGRIPSVIEIGDLVLDPEAARITRGGEPLDLTATEFRLLGFLAESRGRTVSKTQILTQVWGYDDYDPNLVEVHLSALRRKMETRGPRLIHTVRGLGYRMSA; encoded by the coding sequence ATGCTCAGCCCCGCCCGCGTCCTCGTGATCGACGACGACGAGACCATCCGCACCGCCGTCGTCACCGCGCTCGGCGCCGAGGGCTTCGCCGTGCACGGTCTGGCCGACGGCGCGGACCTGCCCGAGCAGCTGAAGGCGTTCGTGCCCGACCTCGTCGTGCTCGACTGGATGCTGCCCGGGGCGAGCGGCATCCGCCTGGCGAGCACCATCCGCACCTCGTCCGACGCCGCCGTCGTCATGCTGACCGCCCGCGACGAGGTCGACGACCGGCTGCGCGGCTTCTCGGAGGGCGTCGACGACTACGTGGTCAAGCCGTTTGCCGTCGCCGAGCTGATCGCCCGGGTCACGGCCGTCCTGCGCCGCCGCGGTCGCATCCCCTCGGTGATCGAGATCGGCGACCTCGTGCTCGACCCCGAGGCGGCCCGCATCACGCGCGGCGGCGAACCGCTCGACCTCACGGCGACCGAGTTCCGCCTGCTCGGCTTCCTCGCCGAGAGTCGCGGACGCACCGTCTCGAAGACGCAGATCCTCACTCAGGTCTGGGGCTACGACGACTACGACCCCAACCTCGTCGAGGTGCACCTCAGCGCCCTGCGCCGCAAGATGGAGACCCGCGGCCCCCGCCTGATCCACACCGTCCGCGGCCTCGGCTACCGGATGAGCGCGTGA